In one Pseudomonas sp. MM211 genomic region, the following are encoded:
- a CDS encoding PilT/PilU family type 4a pilus ATPase: MDLQAMLKILSSQDGSDLYLSTGAPPCAKFNGVLKALSGEPLKAGAVADIADAIMDSAQKEEFERELEMNLAISINGVGRFRINIFKQRNEVSIVARNIKLDIPRFEDLKLPEVLLKTVMEKRGLVLFVGGTGSGKSTSLAALIDYRNRNSGGHIITIEDPVEYVHRHKKSIINQREVGVDTRSFHAALKNTLRQAPDVILIGEIRDRETMEHALAFADTGHLAISTLHANNANQALDRIINFFPEDRRPQLLNDLGNNLKAFVSQRLVKTTDGKRRAAVEVLLGTPTIRDLIKRNEFAEIKEIMEKSKNLGMQTFDQALIDLVNEGAIDEEEAVKNADSANNVRLKLKLYRENPAVPTPVAQAAPTAEVSPPKVAEATDWGLELKLEDIEVETPPEDPGRRGI, encoded by the coding sequence ATGGACCTTCAAGCAATGCTGAAAATTCTCTCCAGCCAGGACGGCTCCGACCTGTATCTGTCGACCGGCGCGCCGCCGTGCGCCAAGTTCAATGGCGTGCTCAAGGCGTTGAGTGGGGAGCCACTGAAGGCTGGGGCCGTGGCCGATATCGCCGATGCCATCATGGATAGCGCGCAGAAGGAGGAGTTCGAGCGCGAGCTGGAAATGAACCTGGCGATCTCCATCAACGGCGTCGGGCGTTTTCGCATCAACATCTTCAAACAGCGCAATGAAGTGTCCATTGTCGCCCGTAACATCAAGCTCGACATCCCGCGTTTCGAGGATTTGAAGCTGCCTGAGGTACTGCTCAAGACCGTGATGGAAAAGCGCGGACTGGTGCTGTTCGTGGGTGGCACCGGCTCGGGTAAGTCGACTTCGCTGGCGGCCCTGATTGACTATCGCAATCGCAACAGCGGCGGACACATCATTACTATCGAGGATCCGGTGGAGTACGTGCACCGGCACAAGAAGTCGATAATCAACCAGCGGGAGGTGGGTGTGGACACGCGCAGTTTCCACGCGGCGCTGAAAAATACCCTGCGTCAGGCGCCGGACGTGATCCTGATCGGCGAAATCCGTGACCGCGAAACCATGGAGCACGCCCTGGCCTTTGCTGATACCGGGCACTTGGCGATTTCTACCCTGCATGCCAACAACGCCAACCAGGCGCTGGATCGGATCATCAATTTCTTCCCCGAGGATCGCCGGCCGCAGCTGCTCAACGATCTGGGCAACAACCTCAAGGCCTTTGTCTCTCAGCGCCTGGTCAAAACTACTGACGGCAAGCGCCGGGCAGCCGTCGAAGTGCTGCTCGGTACGCCGACCATCCGCGACCTGATCAAGCGCAACGAGTTTGCCGAGATCAAGGAAATCATGGAGAAATCCAAGAACCTCGGCATGCAGACCTTCGACCAAGCGCTGATCGACCTGGTGAACGAAGGGGCCATCGACGAGGAGGAGGCGGTCAAGAACGCCGATTCGGCGAACAACGTGCGCCTCAAACTCAAGCTCTATCGCGAGAATCCAGCTGTGCCAACGCCCGTGGCGCAGGCCGCACCGACAGCGGAGGTAAGCCCACCGAAGGTTGCCGAAGCCACAGACTGGGGGCTGGAACTGAAACTCGAAGACATCGAAGTGGAAACGCCACCCGAAGATCCGGGCCGCCGCGGCATCTGA
- a CDS encoding peptidylprolyl isomerase, whose amino-acid sequence MAKAMARHILVKTEAEAAALKKRIAAGEAFDVLARKHSTCPSGKRGGDLGEVKPGQMVRAIDQVIFKKPLREIHGPIKSQFGYHLVQVFFRD is encoded by the coding sequence ATGGCAAAGGCAATGGCCCGCCACATTCTGGTCAAGACCGAGGCGGAAGCGGCGGCTCTTAAAAAACGCATCGCGGCGGGCGAAGCCTTCGACGTGCTGGCCCGCAAACATTCAACCTGCCCCTCCGGCAAACGCGGTGGTGACTTGGGCGAAGTGAAACCTGGGCAGATGGTGCGCGCCATCGACCAGGTGATTTTTAAAAAACCGCTGCGCGAGATCCACGGCCCGATCAAGAGCCAGTTCGGCTATCACTTGGTACAAGTGTTCTTCCGCGACTGA
- the sseA gene encoding 3-mercaptopyruvate sulfurtransferase yields MSFAPLVTSEWLAREGNAADVVLFDASTYLPNEAKNGHEEYLKGHIPGARFFDIDAFSDPDTPLPHTVPSQGRFARLIGAQGVDNSSRVVVYDQKGLFSAARAWWLFRYFGHEHVAVLDGGLPKWLAEGRPSETGEPAAVPQRTFETNVHTRRLKGLGDVLEAIDQHDTLILDARAANRFDGSTAEARSGVASGHIPGSHNLPYSRLLRADHTLQPADSLRALFAEAGVDGKKSVITSCGSGVTAAVLLLGLEVAGLPEAALYDGSWTEWGSRQDTPKATGLV; encoded by the coding sequence ATGAGTTTTGCTCCCCTGGTTACCAGTGAATGGCTCGCCCGCGAGGGCAATGCCGCGGACGTGGTGCTGTTCGATGCCAGCACCTACCTGCCCAATGAAGCGAAGAACGGCCACGAGGAATACCTCAAGGGGCATATCCCCGGCGCACGCTTCTTCGATATCGACGCCTTTTCCGACCCTGATACACCGCTGCCCCATACCGTGCCATCCCAGGGCCGTTTCGCCCGTCTGATCGGCGCACAGGGCGTCGACAACAGCAGCCGCGTGGTGGTTTACGATCAGAAGGGACTGTTCTCCGCCGCCCGCGCCTGGTGGCTGTTTCGCTATTTCGGTCACGAGCACGTCGCCGTGCTCGATGGCGGGCTGCCCAAATGGCTGGCCGAAGGCCGTCCCAGCGAAACAGGCGAACCTGCTGCCGTTCCCCAGCGAACCTTCGAAACCAACGTGCATACACGCAGGCTCAAGGGCTTGGGCGACGTACTCGAAGCCATCGATCAACACGACACCCTGATCCTCGATGCCCGCGCCGCCAACCGCTTCGATGGCAGTACCGCAGAAGCACGCTCGGGCGTTGCCTCGGGGCATATTCCAGGCAGCCACAACCTGCCCTACAGCCGACTACTGCGCGCTGATCACACCCTGCAGCCCGCAGACTCGCTGCGTGCACTGTTCGCCGAGGCCGGCGTCGACGGCAAAAAATCAGTGATCACCAGCTGCGGTAGCGGCGTAACGGCTGCCGTACTGCTGCTAGGCCTGGAAGTGGCCGGTCTTCCAGAAGCTGCACTGTATGACGGCTCATGGACAGAATGGGGCAGCCGCCAAGACACACCCAAAGCGACCGGACTGGTTTGA
- the ssuD gene encoding FMNH2-dependent alkanesulfonate monooxygenase yields MNVFWFLPTHGDGHFLGTSQGARPVTLNYLKQIAQAADGLGYYGVLIPTGRSCEDSWVVASALAPMTERLRYLVAIRPGIISPTVSARMTATLDRLSGGRLLINVVTGGDPDENRGDGIHLSHAERYEVTDEFLRIWRRVLQGEAVDFDGKHLKVDNAKALYPPLQRPYPPLYFGGSSEAAHELAAEQLDVYLTWGEPPAAVAEKIADVRARAAKHGRTLKFGIRLHVIVRETAEEAWAAADRLIEHISDDTIEAAQKSFSRFDSEGQRRMAALHGGRRDSLEIAPNLWAGVGLVRGGAGTALVGDPQQVADRIKEYADLGIDSFIFSGYPHLEEAYRFAELVFPLLPEPYASLAGRGITNLTGPFGEMIANDVLPSTQTARTSA; encoded by the coding sequence ATGAATGTTTTCTGGTTTCTACCGACCCATGGCGACGGCCACTTTCTCGGTACCAGTCAGGGCGCCCGCCCGGTAACCCTCAACTACCTCAAGCAGATCGCCCAGGCAGCCGACGGGCTGGGCTATTACGGCGTACTGATTCCAACCGGCCGTTCCTGCGAAGACTCGTGGGTAGTCGCCTCGGCCCTGGCGCCCATGACCGAGCGCCTGCGTTATCTGGTCGCCATCCGCCCCGGAATCATTTCGCCAACCGTCTCGGCGCGCATGACCGCAACCCTGGATCGCCTGTCAGGCGGGCGCCTGCTGATCAATGTCGTTACCGGCGGCGACCCCGACGAGAATCGCGGCGACGGCATTCACCTGAGCCATGCCGAGCGCTACGAAGTCACCGACGAGTTCCTGCGTATCTGGCGTCGCGTGCTACAAGGGGAAGCCGTGGATTTCGACGGCAAACACCTCAAGGTCGATAACGCCAAAGCTCTCTATCCACCGCTGCAGCGCCCTTACCCGCCGCTGTACTTCGGCGGATCATCGGAGGCCGCCCACGAGCTTGCCGCCGAGCAGCTCGACGTCTACCTGACATGGGGCGAACCGCCAGCCGCAGTGGCCGAGAAAATCGCCGATGTTCGCGCCCGCGCCGCCAAACATGGGCGCACCCTGAAGTTCGGTATTCGCCTGCACGTAATCGTCCGGGAGACGGCGGAAGAAGCCTGGGCGGCTGCAGATCGCTTGATCGAGCACATCTCGGACGACACCATCGAGGCGGCGCAGAAGTCCTTCTCGCGCTTCGACTCCGAAGGCCAGCGACGCATGGCGGCCCTGCATGGTGGACGCCGCGACAGCCTGGAAATCGCCCCCAACCTCTGGGCTGGCGTCGGCCTGGTGCGTGGCGGTGCTGGCACTGCGTTGGTCGGTGACCCGCAGCAGGTGGCGGATCGCATCAAGGAGTACGCCGACCTGGGCATCGACAGCTTCATTTTCTCGGGCTACCCCCACCTCGAGGAAGCTTATCGCTTCGCCGAGCTGGTTTTCCCGCTTCTGCCCGAGCCCTATGCCAGCCTGGCCGGGCGTGGCATCACCAATCTCACGGGCCCATTCGGCGAAATGATCGCCAACGACGTGCTGCCCAGTACCCAGACAGCGAGGACTTCCGCGTGA
- a CDS encoding acyl-CoA dehydrogenase family protein, with protein sequence MSAHHKTAVLSPLQTARKLAAGFAETAVERDEAGGTPKAERDAIRQSGLLALSIPTQFGGVGASWAETLGVVREFAKVDSSIAHVFGFQHLMLATVRLFSRPEQWQPWYEQTARKNWFWGNALNPLDTRTIVKKFDGWREFSGKKSFCSGATDSEMLIASAVDESAGGKLLIAAIPSGRTGITLHDDWNNMGQRQTDSGSATFERVRVEEEELLLDPGPLSTPFACLRPLIAQLHFSHIFLGIAEGALEDARHYTLKEGRPWFKSKAQHTSEDPYILRHYGEFWVGLEGVRLLVERAAAQLDEAWSKEHALSAEERAQLAISISTAKVAASRTGLDICNRLFEVTGARATHASLRLDRHWRNLRTQTLHDPVDYKIQELGDWALNQTRPTPTFYS encoded by the coding sequence GTGAGCGCCCATCATAAAACTGCAGTTCTCAGCCCACTGCAAACCGCGCGAAAGCTGGCTGCCGGCTTTGCCGAAACCGCTGTCGAGCGCGATGAAGCAGGCGGAACGCCAAAGGCCGAGCGCGACGCCATTCGCCAGAGCGGCCTGCTCGCACTCAGCATCCCGACACAGTTCGGTGGCGTGGGCGCTAGCTGGGCCGAGACCCTGGGGGTGGTGCGTGAATTCGCCAAGGTCGACAGCTCCATCGCCCACGTATTCGGTTTCCAACACCTGATGCTGGCGACCGTGCGGCTGTTCTCCCGGCCAGAACAGTGGCAGCCCTGGTACGAGCAGACCGCACGCAAGAACTGGTTCTGGGGCAACGCCCTGAACCCGCTGGACACCCGAACCATCGTCAAGAAATTCGATGGCTGGCGCGAGTTCTCCGGCAAGAAGAGCTTCTGCTCGGGCGCCACCGACTCGGAGATGCTGATCGCCTCGGCCGTTGACGAAAGTGCCGGGGGCAAGCTGCTGATTGCCGCAATCCCCAGCGGTCGTACTGGAATCACCCTGCATGATGACTGGAACAACATGGGCCAGCGACAGACCGACAGCGGCAGCGCGACCTTCGAGCGGGTGCGTGTCGAGGAAGAAGAGCTGCTGCTCGATCCGGGACCGCTGAGTACGCCGTTTGCCTGCCTCAGGCCGCTGATCGCGCAGTTGCACTTCTCCCACATCTTTCTCGGCATCGCCGAAGGCGCCCTGGAAGACGCACGTCACTACACGCTCAAGGAGGGCCGACCCTGGTTCAAATCCAAGGCCCAGCACACCAGTGAAGATCCCTACATCCTGCGCCACTACGGCGAGTTCTGGGTCGGCCTGGAAGGCGTGCGCCTGCTGGTCGAGCGCGCCGCCGCGCAGCTCGATGAGGCCTGGAGCAAGGAACATGCGCTAAGCGCAGAAGAGCGTGCACAACTGGCCATCTCCATCTCCACCGCCAAGGTGGCAGCCAGCCGTACCGGCCTGGATATCTGCAATCGGCTTTTCGAGGTCACGGGTGCTCGCGCGACTCATGCCTCACTACGTCTTGATCGGCACTGGCGCAACCTGCGCACGCAAACCCTGCACGACCCCGTGGACTACAAGATCCAGGAACTGGGCGACTGGGCTCTCAACCAGACGCGCCCCACCCCAACCTTCTACTCATAG
- a CDS encoding sigma-54 interaction domain-containing protein, producing the protein MQLLTLPPSPALATSIRATAQVFEDPKSQALLAHLQQVAPSEASVLIIGETGTGKELVARHIHNLSGRRNGPFMAVNCGAFSESLVEAELFGHEKGAFTGALAAKAGWFEEANGGTLFLDEIGDLPMPIQVKLLRVLQEREVVRLGSRKSIPINVRVLAATNVLLEKAINAGHFREDLYYRLNVVSLQLHPLRERPGDILPLTRHFITAYSNRLGYGEVRLTHEAQTKLVNYSWPGNIRELENVIHHTLLICRAGVIEHDDLRLSNMRIERQDGTPPVDESADALLQRAFQRLFEEQSGALHEKVEDSLLRAAYRFSHYNQVHTASLLGLTRNVTRARLIAIGELVVNKRKPAQSSQGNRVINLSI; encoded by the coding sequence ATGCAGCTGTTGACGCTTCCTCCCTCTCCCGCACTGGCTACCTCGATTCGGGCAACCGCACAGGTTTTCGAAGACCCAAAATCGCAGGCGCTGCTCGCCCACTTGCAACAGGTCGCACCCAGCGAGGCCAGCGTCCTGATAATCGGCGAAACCGGTACTGGGAAGGAGCTGGTCGCTCGGCATATCCATAACCTCAGTGGCCGGCGCAACGGGCCGTTCATGGCGGTCAACTGCGGAGCCTTCTCCGAGTCTCTGGTCGAGGCCGAGCTGTTTGGCCACGAAAAGGGTGCCTTCACCGGCGCCCTGGCTGCCAAGGCCGGCTGGTTCGAGGAGGCCAACGGCGGCACCCTGTTCCTCGACGAGATCGGTGACCTGCCGATGCCCATCCAGGTCAAGCTGCTGCGCGTTCTGCAGGAGCGAGAGGTGGTACGCCTTGGCTCACGCAAAAGCATTCCGATCAACGTCAGGGTACTGGCGGCAACCAACGTGCTACTGGAAAAGGCCATCAACGCCGGGCATTTCCGCGAGGATCTGTACTACCGCCTGAATGTCGTCAGCCTGCAATTGCACCCGCTGCGCGAGCGCCCTGGCGATATCCTGCCGCTGACCCGGCACTTCATCACGGCCTACAGCAACCGTCTTGGCTACGGCGAGGTGCGCCTGACCCACGAGGCGCAGACCAAGCTGGTCAATTACAGCTGGCCCGGCAACATCCGTGAGTTGGAGAACGTCATCCACCACACGCTGCTGATCTGCCGCGCCGGGGTGATCGAGCACGATGATCTGCGCCTTTCGAACATGCGCATCGAGCGCCAGGATGGCACGCCGCCGGTCGACGAGTCCGCCGATGCCCTGCTGCAGCGCGCATTCCAGCGGCTGTTCGAGGAGCAGAGCGGCGCCCTTCACGAGAAGGTCGAGGACAGCCTGCTAAGGGCCGCCTACCGTTTCAGCCATTACAACCAGGTACACACCGCCAGCCTGCTTGGGCTGACGCGCAACGTCACCCGGGCCAGGCTGATCGCGATTGGCGAGCTGGTCGTCAACAAACGAAAACCTGCGCAAAGTTCGCAGGGCAACCGGGTCATCAACCTGTCGATATGA
- a CDS encoding methyl-accepting chemotaxis protein has product MERMRENLRSTLTHVGDAASQLSSATEEMSALMLSNNADLLTQNSEIEMAATAVTEMSQAVDEVTRNAVSTSEESKASSRTAKQGEEELERTVRSIIELTENVSSASEQAQLLASRTLEITKVLEVIRSVSEQTNLLALNAAIEAARAGDAGRGFAVVADEVRALAHRTSESTREIETMIGHIQQGTRSTVSALAVSSEQAQRTKGQAQSAKDALSLIASSVTVIDDRNTVIASACEEQAQVAREVDSNLVRIRDLSAQSAVRADQTGSASRALAELATGLSVKLRHFQL; this is encoded by the coding sequence ATGGAGCGCATGCGCGAAAACCTGCGCTCGACCCTCACGCATGTCGGCGATGCGGCGAGCCAGTTGTCCTCGGCCACCGAGGAGATGAGCGCGCTGATGCTGAGCAACAACGCGGATCTGCTGACTCAGAACAGCGAGATCGAGATGGCCGCGACCGCCGTGACGGAAATGAGTCAGGCTGTCGACGAGGTCACCCGTAATGCGGTCTCGACCTCAGAAGAGTCCAAGGCTTCATCGCGCACGGCCAAGCAGGGCGAGGAGGAGCTCGAGCGGACGGTTCGATCCATCATCGAGTTGACCGAAAACGTCTCCAGCGCCTCCGAGCAGGCTCAGCTTCTGGCTTCTCGAACGCTGGAAATCACCAAGGTGCTGGAAGTCATTCGCTCGGTCTCCGAGCAAACCAACCTGCTGGCGCTGAACGCCGCGATCGAAGCAGCTCGCGCCGGCGATGCCGGGCGCGGCTTTGCGGTGGTTGCCGACGAGGTGCGTGCGCTGGCCCACCGCACCAGTGAATCGACCCGTGAAATCGAAACCATGATCGGCCATATCCAGCAGGGCACTCGCAGTACTGTCTCTGCGTTGGCAGTGAGCAGCGAGCAGGCTCAACGAACCAAGGGCCAGGCTCAGTCGGCCAAGGATGCATTGAGCCTGATCGCCAGCTCCGTGACGGTGATCGACGATCGCAATACAGTTATCGCCAGCGCATGTGAAGAGCAGGCACAGGTCGCCCGGGAGGTCGATAGCAACCTCGTGCGCATCCGCGACCTCTCCGCCCAGTCCGCGGTTCGTGCCGATCAAACGGGCAGTGCCAGTCGTGCGCTTGCCGAGCTGGCTACGGGCCTGAGCGTCAAACTCAGGCATTTTCAACTGTGA
- a CDS encoding ABC transporter ATP-binding protein: MAAPLLDIRVERKSFAGVTVLQNVGLSLGEREIVSLLGPSGCGKSTLLRIVAGLEREFSGRVQLGEQGGDVSFVFQEPRLMPWLTVEQNIGFADDRNYDRERVAQLIAEVGLDGFASALPKELSGGMAQRVALARGLYSRPRVLLLDEPFSAVDAFTRMKLQDLLLELAEHHAIALLVVTHDVDEALYLSDRVLVMGNRPSGIRQELIVNLPRPRDRRDGELSRLKAEALTELHLAHAI; the protein is encoded by the coding sequence ATGGCAGCGCCATTGCTGGATATCCGCGTGGAGCGCAAGAGCTTCGCGGGCGTGACCGTGCTGCAGAACGTCGGCCTGTCCCTGGGCGAGCGGGAAATCGTCAGCCTGCTGGGCCCCAGTGGCTGCGGCAAGAGCACCTTGCTGCGCATCGTCGCAGGGCTGGAGCGTGAGTTCAGTGGCCGCGTGCAGCTCGGTGAACAGGGCGGCGACGTCTCTTTCGTGTTCCAGGAGCCGCGGCTGATGCCTTGGCTCACGGTGGAGCAGAACATCGGCTTTGCCGACGACCGTAACTACGACCGTGAGCGAGTGGCGCAATTGATTGCCGAAGTGGGCCTCGATGGCTTCGCCAGCGCGCTGCCCAAGGAGCTCTCCGGCGGCATGGCGCAGCGCGTGGCCCTGGCGCGCGGACTCTACTCACGGCCACGGGTGCTGCTGCTCGACGAGCCCTTCAGCGCAGTGGATGCCTTCACCCGCATGAAACTGCAGGATCTGCTGCTCGAGCTGGCCGAGCACCATGCCATCGCCTTGTTGGTGGTGACCCACGACGTAGACGAGGCGCTGTATCTCAGTGACCGGGTGCTGGTGATGGGCAACCGCCCCAGCGGCATTCGCCAGGAGCTTATCGTCAACCTGCCGCGCCCCCGTGACCGCCGCGATGGCGAGCTGTCACGGCTGAAAGCCGAAGCGCTGACCGAGCTGCACCTGGCCCATGCGATCTAA
- a CDS encoding ABC transporter permease: protein MTIKSKSLPALRSSPWKPGFDASAWRRRAKGLVIPLLLIVFLEIVVRIGWIPSYQMPAPSEIVLTLHELAEGPLWGHIGASLARVFAGFAIGAGLALLVAAWVGLSREAEAYLEPTFAGLRAIPSLAWVPLLLLWLGIDETSKVVLIAIGAFFPVYVNGVAAIRNIDRKLVEVGQMYGFSSRRLVARILLPAALPGLMTGLRSGLSLAWMFLVAAELIAATKGLGYLLTDGRETSRPDIVLASIIVLALLGKLSDGLLAKLEQRLLGWRDAFTGKEV from the coding sequence ATGACAATCAAGAGCAAGTCGCTGCCGGCTTTGCGCAGTTCCCCATGGAAACCGGGGTTCGATGCCAGTGCCTGGCGTCGGCGCGCCAAGGGATTGGTCATCCCGCTGCTGCTGATCGTGTTTCTGGAAATCGTGGTGCGCATCGGCTGGATTCCGTCCTATCAGATGCCGGCCCCCAGCGAGATCGTGCTGACCCTGCACGAGCTGGCCGAAGGGCCGCTGTGGGGGCATATCGGCGCCAGCCTGGCGCGGGTATTCGCCGGTTTCGCCATCGGCGCCGGGCTGGCCCTGCTGGTGGCCGCCTGGGTGGGCCTGAGCCGTGAGGCGGAAGCCTATCTGGAGCCCACCTTCGCCGGGCTGCGGGCGATTCCCAGTCTGGCCTGGGTACCGCTGCTGTTGCTCTGGCTGGGCATCGACGAGACCTCCAAAGTGGTTCTGATCGCCATCGGCGCGTTCTTCCCGGTTTACGTCAACGGTGTCGCGGCCATCCGCAACATCGATCGCAAGCTGGTCGAGGTGGGGCAGATGTATGGTTTCAGCTCGCGTCGTCTGGTCGCGCGTATTCTTTTGCCAGCGGCGTTGCCTGGGCTGATGACCGGCTTGCGCAGTGGCCTCAGCCTGGCCTGGATGTTCCTGGTCGCTGCCGAACTGATCGCAGCGACCAAGGGGCTCGGTTACCTGCTCACCGATGGCCGGGAAACCTCGCGGCCGGATATCGTCCTGGCCTCGATTATCGTCCTGGCGTTGCTCGGCAAGCTTAGCGACGGCCTGCTGGCCAAGCTGGAGCAGCGCCTGCTGGGCTGGCGAGACGCATTCACTGGCAAGGAGGTTTGA
- a CDS encoding aliphatic sulfonate ABC transporter substrate-binding protein, translated as MHQSRVANSFVRLLTLAATALTLSASLQAAELPKELKLDYAYYSPTSLVLKRFGWLEESVGADTKVSWVFSQGSNRSLEYLNSGGVDFGSTAGLAAVLSRANGSPIKTVYVASRPEWTALVVGKGSPIKTLEDLKGKKIAATKGTDPFLFTLRSLATVGLDKNDVELVHLQHPDGRTALEKGDVDAWAGLDPLLAASQLQAGSRILYRNLDFNSYGVVSVTEKFAKEHPEAIDKVLAAYEKAREWARANPEELAKILSEEAKLPLEVAKLQLQRTDFSNAQPGPEHVAALKAAAPILLEEQLVRRGTDVNAVVDALIEPAFGKQAIAAK; from the coding sequence ATGCACCAATCCCGTGTCGCCAATTCGTTCGTACGGCTGCTGACCCTAGCTGCTACCGCCTTGACTCTGTCTGCCTCGCTGCAGGCGGCCGAGCTGCCCAAGGAGTTGAAGCTCGACTACGCCTATTACTCACCGACCAGCCTGGTGCTCAAGCGCTTTGGCTGGCTGGAGGAGAGTGTAGGCGCGGATACCAAGGTGAGCTGGGTGTTCAGCCAGGGTAGCAACCGTTCCCTGGAATACCTGAACAGCGGCGGTGTGGATTTTGGTTCCACCGCAGGATTGGCCGCAGTGCTGAGCCGTGCCAATGGCAGCCCGATCAAGACCGTTTACGTCGCCAGTCGCCCGGAATGGACCGCGCTGGTGGTCGGCAAGGGCTCGCCGATCAAGACCCTGGAGGATCTGAAAGGCAAGAAGATCGCTGCCACCAAAGGCACCGATCCGTTCCTGTTCACCCTGCGCAGCCTGGCCACCGTCGGCCTCGACAAGAACGACGTGGAGCTGGTGCATCTGCAGCACCCGGACGGTCGCACTGCCCTGGAGAAGGGTGACGTCGATGCCTGGGCCGGCCTCGACCCACTGCTCGCCGCCAGCCAGTTGCAGGCTGGCTCGCGCATTCTCTATCGCAATCTCGACTTCAACAGCTACGGCGTGGTGAGCGTCACCGAGAAATTCGCCAAGGAGCACCCGGAGGCGATCGACAAGGTGCTGGCCGCCTACGAAAAGGCCCGTGAGTGGGCCCGCGCCAACCCTGAGGAGCTCGCCAAGATTCTTTCCGAAGAAGCCAAGCTGCCGCTGGAAGTGGCCAAGCTGCAACTGCAGCGCACCGATTTCAGCAACGCCCAGCCCGGCCCTGAGCATGTCGCAGCGCTGAAGGCTGCCGCACCCATCCTGCTCGAAGAGCAACTGGTGCGCCGTGGCACTGACGTGAATGCCGTGGTGGACGCACTCATCGAGCCGGCGTTCGGCAAGCAGGCCATCGCCGCCAAATAA
- a CDS encoding AAA family ATPase: MQSVLAGRIVNPDDYLETPAGRVFTAERSHQAWEQAYAAVDVLLAQASRLYLVMGVQGAGKSSWIARHAAGLQEHAVIFDAALPARRHRERLLTLARAHDVPVTAVFVQASLDEALSRNAARTADTMVPEHALRSVFAMLEVPSVEEGIDTVILHRSASNGAAE; the protein is encoded by the coding sequence ATGCAGTCGGTGCTGGCGGGGCGCATCGTCAATCCTGACGACTACCTGGAAACGCCAGCCGGTCGGGTATTCACCGCCGAGCGCAGTCACCAGGCATGGGAGCAAGCCTATGCCGCTGTGGACGTGCTGCTAGCGCAGGCGAGCAGGCTCTATCTGGTCATGGGCGTGCAAGGTGCAGGCAAGTCGAGCTGGATCGCCCGCCATGCCGCTGGCCTGCAGGAGCACGCAGTGATCTTCGACGCGGCGCTGCCGGCACGCCGTCATCGCGAACGCCTGCTGACACTGGCCCGAGCTCATGACGTACCGGTAACGGCGGTGTTCGTGCAGGCAAGCCTGGATGAGGCACTATCACGCAACGCCGCGAGGACCGCGGACACGATGGTGCCGGAGCATGCGCTGCGCAGCGTTTTTGCAATGCTGGAAGTGCCTTCGGTGGAAGAGGGGATCGATACCGTCATCCTGCACCGCAGTGCATCTAACGGCGCAGCCGAATGA